The segment TGCTTACGGCGACGGACGCGCAGTGTTTGTGGCATAGCCTTAATGCGACGCATAATGCCAGCCAGATGCACGCGGTCTTTGGTAGTCAACAATACCGTCACGGTATAGAGACGACCATCGCGCTCTTTGGTTGAGAGCCCATGAATGTTCGAGCCCGTTTTTGAGATAACGTTGGTTAGCTCAGCCAATGCACCTTGACGGTTTTGTACGTCAACACGCAGCTCGGCGGTAAACTCTTGGTCGTAATCTTCTGACCAAGCCACAGCCATGTATTTGTCCGGCTCTTTTTGGTAACCACGAACGTTTGGACACGTTTCACGGTGTACCACTAAGCCACGACCAGGCGAAACGTGTGCAATGATGTGGTCATCCGGGATAGGGTGACAACAGTTAGCAAACGTCAGCAAAATACCTTCAGCACCGCGGATCGGCAGTTTCTTCGTGCTATCACTTGGGATTGAGCTGGTGGTAGTCAACTCATCGGTATCACCCAGCAGGCGACGTGCGATGACGATACTCATGAGCTCACCGAGACCAATCGCTGCCAATAGGTCATCAACACTTTCTAAGCGTAGATCGGTCAGCACTTCCTGAATGTTTTCAGGGTAGATAGAGTCGATATTGTGACGACCTAAAGCGTGGTTAAGTAGACGACGACCTAAGATGATCGACTCTTCACGACGCATGGTTTTCAGCACTTGACGAATCTTAGTGCGAGCACGTGAAGTCACTACGTAGTTGAGCCATGCTGCGTTTGGTCGTGCGCCCGGCGCGCTGATGATTTCAACCGTTTGGCCGTTCTTCAGTGCTTTGCTGAGTGGGTAAGGGTTGCGATCAACTCGCGCACCAACACAGGCATTACCGACATCTGTGTGCACCGCATAAGCAAAGTCTACCGCGGTTGCGCCAAGTGGCAATTCAACGATACGACCTTTTGGCGTAAAGACGTAAATCTCATCTGGGAACAGATCCGATTTTACGTTTTCGATAAATTCAAATGAGTTACCCGCACTTTGTTGCAGCTCAAGTAGGCTTTGCATCCAACGCTGTGCTTTAACTTGCGCTGTAGTACCTGTGCGCTCGCCATTGCCTTTGTAAGACCAGTGCGCCGCGACACCTTTATCCGCCATTTGATCCATATCTTCAGTACGGATCTGTACTTCTACGGGTACGCCGTGAGGGCCGACCATTGAAGTATGGATAGATTGGTAGCCGTTCGCTTTCGGTACCGCAATGTAATCTTTTACGCGACCAGGACGTGGCTTGTACAAGCTGTGTACTTGACCCAGTACGCGATAACAGGTGTCGGCACTGTCCACAATCACACGGAATGCATAGATATCCATGATGGTGTGGAAACGCTGCTCTTTGGTTTTCATCTTGTTGTAGATAGAGAACAGGTTTTTCTCACGACCCACGACGCGTGCTTTAAGACCCACATCTTCTAGGCGACCTTCGATTTCGCCGTGGATGCGTTGAATCATCTCTTTACGGTTACCACGTGCCGCTTTGACCACTTCTTTTAGAACGCGGTAGCGGTTTGGATAGAGGGCTTCAAAGCCAAGCTCTTCCAATTCAGTTTTGATGTTGTGGATACCAAGGCGGTGTGCCAAAGGAGAGTAGATCTCAAGAGTTTCGCGGGCAATACGACGCTTTTTATCTGGGCGCAGAGCACCGAGCGTACGCATATTGTGTGTGCGGTCAGCCAGTTTGATCAGAATAACGCGGATGTCTTGCACCATGGCAAGCACCATTTTGCGGAAGTTTTCTGCTTGGGCTTCTTTGCGATCACGAAATTTAAGCTTATCCAGCTTAGAGACACCGTCCACCAGTTCAGCAACTGAAGTGCCAAATTGTTCTTCAAGATCTTCTTTGGTGACATCGCAATCTTCGATTACGTCGTGCAGGAGAGCGGCTTGAAGGGTTTCAAGGTCAAGGCGCATTTCGGCCAAGATGCGAGAAACAGCAACAGGGTGGATGATATAAGGTTCCCCGCTTGAACGGGTTTGCCCTTCATGGGCATTTTTCGCTACCACATAAGATTGACGCAGAGCCTCAATTTGAGGCTCTGTTAGGTATTCTTGGGCAACGTCTTTGAGGCTATCGAATAGATACAAACTTTAGGCCCGGAAGATAGTTGTAGAGAAAGTCTATTAGCGACCGTGAGCGATGCTGCTAACTGCTGCCAGTTCAGCTGCTTCTTGCTCTTGCTGCTCTTGACGCTCACGAGCATCAAGGATTTCTTTAGTGATTAGACCTTCTTCGATTTCGCGTAGAGCGATAACCGTTGGCTTATCGTTCTCTTCTGGCACTAGTGAATCTTTACCGCCAGTTTGCATTTGACGAGCGCGGCGTGCCGCAATCAGTACTAGGTCGAAACGGTTGCCAACTTTTTCAACAGCGTCTTGAACAGTTACGCGTGCCATGAGGACTCCAAATAGTTAACTAAAATTTTGAATGACGAGAAATTATACAGCCTAAAGCCAGTATATTCTAGCCAAAGCGTTTTCTCGTCGGTGATATGGCTTTTGGGAGACCCTTACTCAGCCAGTAGCGCTTCAAGCATGCCTTTATATTTAGCAGCTTGTTTATCTTGCTTCAATCTTTCTGCACGAATGATTGATTTGAAATCAACCAGTGCATTATCAAAGTCATCGTTCACAATAACGTAGTCATACTCGTCATAGTGAGAAATCTCTGATTTCGCTTCTGCCATGCGTTTTGCAATCACAGCTTCGCTATCTTGACCACGAGCATTAAGACGACGCTCTAGCTCACCGTTTGATGGTGGCAGAATGAAAATGCTTTTTGCTAGTGGCATTTGTTCGCGGATTTGGCGAGCACCTTGCCAGTCGATATCAAGAAATACGTCGATACCTTTGTCTAGGTTGTCTTCAATCCATACACGAGAAGTGCCGTAGTAGTTACCGAATACTTCTGCGTATTCTAGGAACTGGCCTTTTTCGATAAGTTCTTCAAACAGCTCTTTTTGCACAAAGTGGTAGTGCACACCATCTTGCTCACCCGGGCGCATGCCGCGCGTTGTGTGAGACACAGATACTTTCATCGCGTATGTTGGATTGGTTTCCAGCATCGCATTGATCAAGCTAGATTTACCAGCGCCGCTCGGTGCCGAGACGATATATAGAGTACCTTTGCCCATATGTAACGTTCCACATTTGGTTGGATGGTGTCGAGAAGAGTCGACAGTTTAAAGATAGCACTGACCAAGAAGTATCACTTGAGTGGTGAAAAATAGGTCAGAAAAATGGAGGCGAAGAGTAGCACGATCTTAAGGATCTCCACAAGGAAAACAAGCAATCCATAGCGTTAAAGTCGATCTCGGTGGTTTTCTCGTTCAGGGACTCTTTGTCGAGGATTTAAGCAACGCAGTATATGCACCATGTTGGTTAATAAAGTGGTATTTGCTGGCACCTTCGAAGCAAACGTTTGCTTATTTTGTCGGTTTTGGGCAAAAACAGTTGAATATTCACTCTAGATCAATACAATTCGCGCAAACGTTTACGTGCTGTATATATCTAGTGAATTGGACTGGATGTCTCTACCACCGAGCCTATCTTGGTGACTACAGTAAGTCTTGGCTACTTGCCAAGATTTTCTCTATTCAGCATGTGTACCCCTCTACTTATTTTACAGTTGCAAAGGTTACATAGTGAGTCTCGAATCTACCCTTAAAGAGCAAAAATCTGGCAGTGTTCTTGAGTCGATCTTTAAGATCTCAGAGCGCAAAACCACCATCAGTACTGAGTTATACGCGGGCTTTATTACTTTCCTCGCTATGACCTATATTCTCGCGGTTAACCCAGCCATTCTCGGTGGCATTCCGGGCATGGATAAAGGGGCGGTGTTTACCGCAACGGCACTTTCGGCAGCGATTGCAACCCTGATTATGGGTATTTGGGGTAACTACCCGGTGATGCTTGCACCGGGCATGAGTATGAACGGTTTCTTTAAAGGC is part of the Vibrio ponticus genome and harbors:
- the rpoZ gene encoding DNA-directed RNA polymerase subunit omega gives rise to the protein MARVTVQDAVEKVGNRFDLVLIAARRARQMQTGGKDSLVPEENDKPTVIALREIEEGLITKEILDARERQEQQEQEAAELAAVSSIAHGR
- the spoT gene encoding bifunctional GTP diphosphokinase/guanosine-3',5'-bis pyrophosphate 3'-pyrophosphohydrolase, which translates into the protein MYLFDSLKDVAQEYLTEPQIEALRQSYVVAKNAHEGQTRSSGEPYIIHPVAVSRILAEMRLDLETLQAALLHDVIEDCDVTKEDLEEQFGTSVAELVDGVSKLDKLKFRDRKEAQAENFRKMVLAMVQDIRVILIKLADRTHNMRTLGALRPDKKRRIARETLEIYSPLAHRLGIHNIKTELEELGFEALYPNRYRVLKEVVKAARGNRKEMIQRIHGEIEGRLEDVGLKARVVGREKNLFSIYNKMKTKEQRFHTIMDIYAFRVIVDSADTCYRVLGQVHSLYKPRPGRVKDYIAVPKANGYQSIHTSMVGPHGVPVEVQIRTEDMDQMADKGVAAHWSYKGNGERTGTTAQVKAQRWMQSLLELQQSAGNSFEFIENVKSDLFPDEIYVFTPKGRIVELPLGATAVDFAYAVHTDVGNACVGARVDRNPYPLSKALKNGQTVEIISAPGARPNAAWLNYVVTSRARTKIRQVLKTMRREESIILGRRLLNHALGRHNIDSIYPENIQEVLTDLRLESVDDLLAAIGLGELMSIVIARRLLGDTDELTTTSSIPSDSTKKLPIRGAEGILLTFANCCHPIPDDHIIAHVSPGRGLVVHRETCPNVRGYQKEPDKYMAVAWSEDYDQEFTAELRVDVQNRQGALAELTNVISKTGSNIHGLSTKERDGRLYTVTVLLTTKDRVHLAGIMRRIKAMPQTLRVRRRKH
- the gmk gene encoding guanylate kinase translates to MGKGTLYIVSAPSGAGKSSLINAMLETNPTYAMKVSVSHTTRGMRPGEQDGVHYHFVQKELFEELIEKGQFLEYAEVFGNYYGTSRVWIEDNLDKGIDVFLDIDWQGARQIREQMPLAKSIFILPPSNGELERRLNARGQDSEAVIAKRMAEAKSEISHYDEYDYVIVNDDFDNALVDFKSIIRAERLKQDKQAAKYKGMLEALLAE